A window of the Haloquadratum walsbyi C23 genome harbors these coding sequences:
- the gatE gene encoding Glu-tRNA(Gln) amidotransferase subunit GatE, translated as MTATSANSDVDSEKTTTDDDTEYDYADLGLVAGLEIHQQLNTETKLFCECPTQSRDPEAATYSFTRYLHPTTSELGELDKAALEESQVKREFEYLGYDSTCLVEADEEPPHRLDTEAQNVALQIADLLEMEPVDQAHVMRKLVIDGSNTSGFQRSTLIAQDGTIQTDAGAVGIEDLLLEEESAQRIEERDGAVTFSLDRLGIPLVEIGTRPDIATPEQAQDAAEQIGMLLRSTGSVKRGLGTIRQDVNVSIAEGARVEIKGVQALDQIDEIVRQEVARQVELVDIQTELLRRDADVGEIQDVSTVFTDTDSGVIASTLADDGMVAAVPLYGFDRLVGRELQPDRRLGTELSDHAGRYGAGGIFHTDELPAYGISESEINSLYNAVDAGENDAVALVAADPETAEQAAAAVAERAADAISGVPEETRDANDDGTTRYLRPLPGAARMYPETDVPPVTFDIGDIETPELLTERVERYQSKLNLDPGLAEQIAYGRRMPLFETAVDMGIDPTFAASLLTATLTELRRDGVAVETLTDDHLLSVMQLVSADELAKEGVGPVITKLTEDPTRSAADAVEAAGLSGVSESEVRSAVIDVVERNAEQVDEEGMAAFSALMGEAMGALRGKADGEIVSDVLRETIQKRM; from the coding sequence ATGACTGCCACCTCAGCTAACAGTGATGTGGACTCTGAAAAAACCACGACAGATGATGATACTGAGTATGATTACGCTGATCTTGGTCTAGTTGCCGGATTAGAGATTCATCAACAACTCAATACTGAGACAAAGCTGTTTTGTGAGTGTCCAACGCAGAGTCGTGACCCTGAGGCAGCGACCTATTCGTTCACTCGATATCTCCATCCAACAACAAGCGAACTTGGTGAACTTGATAAGGCGGCACTTGAGGAAAGTCAAGTCAAGCGCGAGTTTGAGTACCTTGGATACGATTCAACATGTCTTGTCGAAGCAGACGAAGAACCACCCCATCGACTCGATACAGAGGCTCAAAATGTTGCGCTTCAGATTGCTGATCTCCTTGAGATGGAACCGGTTGATCAAGCACATGTCATGCGAAAACTCGTAATTGATGGGTCAAATACGTCTGGATTTCAGCGCTCAACGCTTATTGCACAGGATGGTACAATCCAAACCGATGCTGGGGCGGTTGGGATTGAAGATCTCCTACTCGAAGAAGAATCCGCTCAGCGTATCGAAGAGCGCGATGGCGCTGTGACCTTCTCATTAGACCGACTTGGTATTCCGCTCGTTGAGATTGGTACACGCCCCGATATTGCAACCCCTGAGCAGGCACAAGATGCTGCCGAGCAGATTGGTATGTTACTCCGATCGACGGGGTCTGTCAAGCGTGGGCTTGGGACGATTCGACAAGATGTGAATGTCTCGATTGCTGAGGGAGCTCGTGTTGAAATTAAAGGTGTACAAGCGCTTGATCAGATTGATGAGATTGTCCGTCAAGAAGTCGCTCGACAGGTCGAACTCGTCGATATTCAAACGGAACTACTCCGTCGTGACGCAGATGTTGGTGAAATACAGGATGTTTCGACAGTGTTTACAGATACTGATTCGGGCGTAATTGCAAGCACACTTGCTGATGATGGAATGGTTGCTGCGGTACCACTATATGGATTTGACAGACTTGTCGGACGAGAGCTTCAACCAGATCGGCGACTCGGAACAGAACTCTCAGATCATGCTGGTCGCTATGGTGCTGGTGGGATATTCCATACGGATGAGCTTCCTGCATATGGTATTAGCGAATCTGAAATTAATTCACTTTATAATGCAGTTGATGCCGGCGAGAATGATGCTGTCGCATTAGTTGCTGCAGACCCTGAAACGGCTGAACAAGCAGCAGCGGCAGTCGCTGAGCGGGCGGCAGACGCCATATCTGGTGTTCCTGAAGAAACACGCGATGCAAATGATGATGGAACCACGCGATACCTCCGACCACTACCAGGAGCGGCACGTATGTATCCAGAAACTGATGTGCCGCCAGTAACATTCGATATCGGTGATATCGAGACTCCAGAGCTTCTAACCGAGCGCGTTGAACGCTATCAGTCTAAACTAAATCTTGACCCAGGGCTCGCAGAGCAGATTGCATATGGACGTCGAATGCCACTATTTGAGACTGCCGTTGATATGGGTATTGACCCGACCTTCGCTGCTAGTTTATTGACAGCCACACTTACTGAACTTCGTCGAGATGGGGTTGCAGTTGAGACCCTAACTGATGACCATCTTCTCTCCGTGATGCAACTTGTTTCAGCTGATGAACTTGCAAAAGAGGGCGTTGGACCGGTGATTACAAAACTCACAGAGGATCCAACCCGGTCGGCAGCGGACGCCGTCGAAGCAGCCGGACTTTCTGGCGTCTCTGAATCAGAGGTCCGTTCAGCCGTCATAGACGTTGTTGAACGAAATGCTGAGCAGGTTGATGAAGAAGGGATGGCTGCATTCTCAGCACTTATGGGCGAAGCAATGGGTGCACTTAGAGGCAAAGCCGACGGTGAGATTGTGAGTGATGTCCTCCGTGAGACAATCCAAAAACGAATGTAA
- a CDS encoding HVO_2901 family zinc finger protein yields the protein MPALQYGRETGRDKLECRRCGAQFPEGQATDDGWHYVCPECEEGRGIGDGLRVC from the coding sequence ATGCCTGCATTACAGTATGGACGCGAGACTGGACGGGATAAGTTAGAATGTCGGCGATGTGGAGCGCAGTTTCCTGAAGGTCAGGCAACTGATGACGGCTGGCACTATGTGTGCCCTGAGTGTGAAGAGGGACGTGGAATTGGCGATGGACTTCGTGTGTGTTGA
- a CDS encoding class II fumarate hydratase — protein sequence MADDYRVERDSLGEIQVPADAYWGAQTQRAIENFPLSGITFGRRFIRALGIVKKAAAQANRDLDLIDADTADAIVAAADEVIAGEFDDQFPVDIFQTGSGTSSNMNANEVIANRAAEILDKSIGERAVHPNDDVNFGQSSNDVIPTAMHIAADEAVTKDLLPALDTLESELASQAEAFDDVIKTGRTHLQDATPISLGQEFDGYKTQIKKGISRVETVTDHLSELALGGTAVGTGLNTHPEFPTRATEYISTETTISFQPADSHFEAQAAHDAMSEAHGALRTVAGSLNKIANDLRLLASGPRNGLGEIDQPENQPGSSIMPGKINPVIAEAVNQAHKQVVGNDAAVAAGAAEGQIDLNLYKPVIAHNFLQSAMLLSNASTVFAERFIAKLDANEAVCETQVDQSLALVTALNPTIGYDKASKVAKKALKEDATVRDVVIEQGYLSPTKADTVLNPETMTHRGILGENDDQADNDDTEDTTDAQ from the coding sequence ATGGCAGATGATTATCGAGTCGAACGAGATAGCCTTGGAGAGATACAAGTCCCAGCAGACGCTTACTGGGGTGCACAGACACAGCGGGCAATCGAGAATTTTCCGCTATCAGGGATTACATTCGGTCGACGGTTCATTCGTGCACTTGGAATCGTAAAGAAAGCAGCAGCGCAAGCAAACCGGGACCTTGATTTGATTGACGCTGACACCGCCGATGCGATTGTTGCAGCAGCGGATGAGGTCATCGCTGGAGAGTTTGATGATCAGTTTCCTGTCGATATCTTTCAGACCGGTTCGGGGACCTCCTCCAATATGAACGCAAATGAGGTTATTGCGAACCGTGCTGCTGAGATTCTTGATAAATCAATTGGTGAACGTGCTGTCCATCCAAATGATGATGTCAACTTCGGACAATCATCAAATGACGTTATTCCAACAGCGATGCATATTGCCGCAGATGAAGCAGTCACGAAAGATTTGCTTCCAGCCTTGGATACACTTGAATCAGAGCTTGCCTCACAAGCTGAAGCATTTGATGATGTGATTAAGACTGGTCGAACACACCTACAGGATGCAACACCAATCAGTCTTGGTCAGGAATTCGATGGATACAAAACGCAGATAAAAAAAGGAATCTCACGAGTTGAAACGGTCACTGACCATCTCAGTGAACTCGCACTCGGTGGGACCGCTGTTGGGACGGGACTAAACACTCACCCTGAGTTTCCGACACGAGCGACTGAATATATCAGCACTGAAACAACTATATCATTCCAACCAGCAGACAGTCATTTCGAAGCGCAAGCAGCACATGATGCAATGAGTGAAGCGCATGGTGCATTGCGGACAGTCGCGGGCTCATTGAATAAAATAGCCAATGATCTCCGGTTGCTTGCGTCGGGACCGCGCAATGGACTTGGTGAAATCGACCAGCCAGAAAACCAGCCAGGGAGCTCAATTATGCCTGGGAAAATTAATCCTGTTATCGCTGAAGCAGTTAATCAGGCACATAAACAGGTTGTTGGTAATGATGCTGCTGTTGCTGCGGGCGCTGCTGAGGGTCAAATCGATTTGAACCTGTATAAACCTGTTATTGCACACAACTTCTTGCAGTCAGCGATGTTACTCTCAAACGCATCAACCGTGTTCGCTGAGCGTTTTATTGCCAAGCTTGATGCAAATGAAGCAGTTTGTGAAACACAGGTTGATCAATCACTGGCGCTTGTTACAGCACTAAATCCAACGATTGGCTATGATAAGGCAAGTAAAGTCGCGAAAAAGGCACTGAAAGAGGATGCAACCGTTCGCGACGTTGTTATTGAGCAAGGGTATCTCTCACCAACAAAAGCCGATACCGTGCTTAACCCGGAGACGATGACGCACCGTGGAATCCTTGGTGAAAATGATGATCAAGCAGATAATGATGATACTGAGGATACGACGGATGCACAGTGA
- a CDS encoding BolA family protein encodes MDSAEVEAQIESEIPDATATVSLPRTPDENHEDSHFAAVIVSPAFENKSLVEQHELVYDALGDAMTTEIHALEMKTYTPDEYDQTASVE; translated from the coding sequence ATGGATTCAGCTGAAGTCGAGGCGCAGATTGAATCGGAGATTCCAGACGCAACGGCAACCGTCTCATTACCGCGGACCCCGGATGAAAATCATGAAGACTCGCACTTTGCGGCAGTTATTGTATCACCTGCATTTGAAAATAAATCGCTTGTTGAACAACACGAGCTTGTCTATGACGCCCTTGGTGATGCAATGACGACCGAAATCCACGCACTCGAGATGAAGACATACACACCAGATGAATATGATCAGACGGCGTCCGTCGAGTGA
- a CDS encoding DUF7268 family protein: MFSIHSLVTVRGRVVGTALLVGCTLGTISVSMSAYVIGIPTAADTAFLVGTLALGFGALGWSASVIAGPGMRAMQTHLEAPSDWDEADSRRAMARISGFGIGVMTAAIMVGMLFGYT; this comes from the coding sequence ATGTTCTCGATACACTCTCTCGTTACTGTTCGAGGTCGAGTTGTTGGAACCGCACTGCTGGTTGGTTGTACGCTCGGTACTATTTCTGTCTCTATGAGTGCATATGTCATCGGTATCCCAACAGCTGCTGATACCGCTTTTCTTGTTGGGACACTTGCACTTGGGTTTGGAGCACTTGGGTGGTCAGCGTCAGTTATTGCTGGTCCAGGAATGAGAGCAATGCAGACGCATCTTGAAGCTCCGAGTGACTGGGATGAGGCTGATTCACGTCGGGCGATGGCTCGTATCAGCGGCTTTGGTATCGGTGTGATGACTGCCGCAATTATGGTTGGAATGCTTTTTGGATATACGTAA
- a CDS encoding ABC transporter permease codes for MATDSPSSDADTRSFADRLLASPFISSLLSNRLAIVGLSIILGIFTIAIVARVTFDLNILTGSRLGSSIPDRHPPGWTGPAAWNQYLFGTDVAARDIFKRTLYGSWLALKFGTIAVGASTALGVGLGIIAAYYGDVTDNIIMRTMDMLLAFPSLLLALALVAIFGAGLWKAVLALTLVYTPRFARVVRGAALKVLEDEYVDATIALGSHDPRVLIRHVLPNCIAPITVQSTLNFGLAIIDLAALSFLGFGAQAGAPSWGLMLSRGVENGLLTGKWWMSFFPGLFLAITVLGFNLLGDGMRDALDPRMREAID; via the coding sequence ATGGCAACTGATTCGCCGTCATCCGACGCTGACACACGAAGTTTCGCTGACCGATTACTGGCATCACCGTTTATATCCAGTCTGTTATCAAATCGACTTGCTATCGTCGGATTGAGCATTATTCTCGGCATCTTCACTATAGCCATCGTTGCGCGAGTTACATTCGATTTGAATATTTTGACTGGGTCTCGTCTTGGAAGCTCAATTCCGGATCGGCATCCACCCGGGTGGACTGGTCCGGCCGCGTGGAATCAATATCTTTTTGGAACTGATGTCGCTGCCCGAGATATATTTAAACGGACATTGTATGGATCATGGCTAGCACTAAAATTCGGTACTATCGCGGTTGGTGCCTCGACAGCACTAGGAGTTGGACTTGGAATCATCGCCGCGTACTATGGCGATGTCACCGATAATATCATCATGCGTACAATGGATATGCTTCTTGCATTTCCATCATTACTTCTTGCACTTGCGCTTGTCGCCATTTTTGGTGCTGGGCTCTGGAAAGCTGTCCTTGCACTCACACTTGTGTATACACCACGATTTGCACGCGTTGTTCGTGGTGCGGCACTTAAAGTGCTCGAAGATGAATATGTTGATGCAACGATTGCACTTGGTTCACACGATCCTCGAGTCCTCATTCGACATGTTCTCCCGAATTGTATTGCACCAATCACTGTCCAATCAACCCTGAACTTTGGACTTGCAATTATTGACCTCGCCGCACTGTCGTTCCTTGGGTTTGGTGCACAAGCAGGCGCTCCGTCATGGGGGCTGATGCTCTCTCGGGGAGTCGAGAATGGATTGCTCACAGGAAAGTGGTGGATGTCTTTCTTCCCGGGATTATTCCTCGCTATCACCGTGCTTGGATTTAATCTACTCGGTGATGGGATGCGTGATGCGCTTGACCCGCGAATGCGTGAGGCAATTGACTGA
- a CDS encoding ABC transporter permease has protein sequence MVSKRFLFRRVLLLVPVLFGVATLVFSILQLAPGDPARIIVGQRASAQQVAQVRSELGLNDPLWVQYIRFLIDAATFDFGQSYKIAQGEPVQNVLASRLPVTLELAIYGQITGILLGIPLGVISAVKQDSLTDHLTRVGALTGISVPIFWSGPLLILLFSTFLGILPTSGRIGSTIFLSEQWSLFGMELPLTGMVTIDTLLLGEFDAFISAVRHLLLPVLVLGIYQMALLSRMMRSSMLEVVRQDYMRTARAKGQGAKITILKHGFQNALIPVVTVIGIQFGTLLGGAVLTETVFGIGGIGTMLVSAIGASDYPLVQGTVLTFALLFTFVNFGVDITYSYLDPRIDQ, from the coding sequence ATGGTATCAAAACGGTTCCTCTTTCGACGTGTTCTGTTACTCGTGCCAGTTTTATTCGGTGTTGCAACGCTTGTGTTTTCAATTCTCCAACTTGCTCCTGGTGACCCAGCGCGAATTATTGTCGGTCAGCGCGCCTCCGCACAGCAAGTTGCACAGGTTCGGAGTGAACTCGGCCTTAATGACCCACTCTGGGTTCAGTACATCCGCTTTTTGATTGATGCAGCAACATTTGATTTCGGTCAGTCGTATAAAATCGCACAAGGGGAACCAGTTCAGAATGTCCTTGCTAGTCGACTTCCCGTGACACTTGAATTGGCGATTTATGGACAAATAACTGGTATTCTTCTTGGCATTCCGCTTGGTGTAATATCAGCCGTAAAACAGGACTCACTTACAGACCATCTCACCCGGGTTGGTGCACTCACTGGTATCTCTGTTCCGATCTTTTGGTCCGGACCACTGCTTATTCTATTATTTTCGACCTTTTTAGGTATCCTCCCCACAAGTGGACGTATTGGTTCAACTATCTTCCTCTCGGAGCAATGGTCATTATTCGGAATGGAGCTTCCGCTCACCGGGATGGTCACAATCGATACATTATTACTTGGTGAGTTTGATGCATTTATTTCAGCAGTAAGACATCTGTTATTACCGGTGCTTGTTCTTGGAATCTATCAGATGGCGTTGTTATCTCGGATGATGCGCTCATCAATGCTTGAAGTCGTCAGACAGGACTACATGCGGACGGCTCGGGCAAAAGGACAGGGCGCAAAAATAACGATCCTTAAACACGGATTTCAAAACGCGTTAATTCCGGTTGTAACAGTGATTGGCATTCAGTTCGGGACATTATTGGGCGGTGCAGTTCTCACTGAGACTGTGTTTGGAATTGGTGGTATTGGAACGATGCTTGTCAGTGCGATTGGCGCTTCCGACTATCCACTTGTTCAAGGGACAGTACTCACCTTTGCATTGCTTTTTACATTTGTCAATTTTGGTGTTGATATCACATACAGCTATCTTGATCCACGAATTGACCAATGA
- a CDS encoding ABC transporter substrate-binding protein encodes MSMSSNIDRRTFLTTAGSAAAAATLAGCSGSDDGSASDETTETGTTGGNEAESDLSGTLVYARGDHPQNYDPQQTTSGEVAKVSNQIYDQLVGFTPGSGGQLRDGLATEYSLEGTTATLTLREDVTFHNGESFTAADVRATIRRFTDNEYEHYLGDENRSGYGPFTFGNWVDTVEATGEYEVTIELTQQYAPFLRNLAMFAAAILSKSQIESLDNQVQLGTEPQGTGAFEFSELDNSNQRVLLSANADYWGNGPNVEQVVFKTIGQNSTRVQDVINGSSHITDNLDSQSSQQLENAGSARLASKNGINVGYMAMNQSRREEFRSRKVRRAVSYAVNTQAIVDSIYQGFATTADQPLPPDVLGHNEDLEPYPTDKDEARRLLNEAGYGDGFEFELATFSNPRGYNPSPVETANQVRSDLEEIGLTVEINQFSTFSSYLSYTDQGRHDACFLGWYTDNADPDNFMYVLLDPKVPLDAVPDGQNWVSFDTEGYSPLNVAGWAHSEYMSLVREAQRSYDDATREELYVEANRIAREEAPWVFIDYAQTLRGVNEAVVSDSYTVTSVGGPFLNTVELQ; translated from the coding sequence ATATCTATGTCCTCTAATATAGATCGGCGAACCTTTCTTACAACCGCTGGAAGTGCTGCAGCAGCAGCAACCCTTGCAGGGTGTTCAGGAAGCGACGATGGATCAGCAAGTGATGAGACGACAGAGACAGGAACGACGGGTGGTAATGAAGCTGAATCCGACCTGAGTGGAACGCTTGTATATGCCCGTGGTGACCATCCACAAAATTACGATCCACAGCAAACAACGAGTGGTGAAGTTGCCAAAGTTTCAAATCAAATCTACGACCAGTTAGTCGGCTTCACTCCTGGAAGCGGTGGACAACTTCGAGATGGGCTTGCAACAGAATATTCACTTGAGGGGACAACGGCGACACTAACGCTCCGTGAGGATGTTACATTTCACAATGGTGAATCATTTACTGCAGCTGATGTCCGCGCAACAATTCGCCGATTTACTGATAACGAGTATGAACATTATCTTGGCGATGAAAACAGATCAGGATATGGACCGTTTACTTTTGGTAATTGGGTAGATACAGTTGAAGCGACCGGAGAGTACGAGGTCACAATTGAACTCACGCAGCAATATGCACCGTTTTTGCGTAACCTCGCGATGTTTGCGGCTGCTATTCTCTCAAAATCACAAATCGAGTCACTCGATAATCAGGTACAACTCGGGACAGAGCCACAAGGAACCGGTGCCTTCGAGTTCTCGGAACTTGATAACAGCAACCAGCGGGTACTTCTTTCGGCTAACGCCGATTATTGGGGGAACGGACCAAATGTTGAACAAGTCGTGTTTAAGACCATTGGTCAGAACTCAACGCGAGTGCAGGATGTTATCAACGGAAGCTCACACATCACTGATAATCTTGATTCGCAATCTTCTCAACAACTTGAAAACGCCGGGTCCGCACGCCTCGCCTCAAAGAATGGAATCAACGTCGGCTATATGGCGATGAATCAATCCCGGCGTGAGGAGTTCCGAAGCCGGAAAGTCCGTCGAGCTGTTTCATATGCAGTTAATACACAAGCCATTGTCGACAGCATTTATCAGGGATTTGCAACGACAGCTGATCAGCCACTCCCACCAGACGTTCTTGGACATAATGAGGACCTCGAACCATATCCAACTGATAAGGATGAAGCTCGTCGTCTGCTTAACGAGGCTGGCTACGGTGATGGATTTGAGTTCGAGCTTGCCACGTTTTCAAATCCGCGTGGATACAACCCAAGTCCAGTCGAAACAGCAAACCAAGTCCGCTCAGATCTCGAAGAAATTGGGCTTACCGTTGAAATTAATCAGTTTTCGACATTCTCATCATATCTCAGCTACACAGATCAAGGGCGACATGACGCCTGTTTCCTCGGATGGTACACTGATAACGCAGATCCTGATAATTTCATGTACGTGTTGCTTGATCCGAAAGTCCCACTCGATGCCGTTCCAGACGGACAAAATTGGGTCAGCTTCGATACCGAAGGATATAGCCCACTAAACGTTGCTGGATGGGCACATTCTGAATATATGTCACTTGTCCGTGAGGCACAGCGAAGTTACGATGATGCGACACGTGAGGAGTTGTATGTCGAAGCAAATCGGATTGCACGTGAGGAGGCTCCATGGGTATTCATTGATTATGCACAAACACTTCGTGGCGTCAATGAGGCTGTTGTCTCCGATAGCTACACTGTCACATCCGTTGGTGGACCCTTCCTTAATACGGTTGAGTTGCAGTGA